Genomic window (bacterium):
TCCCTCGATTCGCTCGAACCAGGCAAATCACTGGGACGGCCGATTTACAACGAGAAAGGCACCCTGCTGCTCGGTTCCGGGGTGGCGGTCTCGGCGCGTTACATCCGCCGCCTCAAGGAGATGGGCTACACCTCGGTCTACATCCACGAGAAGGGCTACGAGGACATCGAGGTCAAGGACGTGATCTCGGACCGCACCCGCCTGGAGGCCGTGTCAACGATCTCGGAGACATTCGAATCCGTACGCCAGAGCGGTGCGGGAGAGGACAAGCGGGTGGCGCTGGACAAGCAGCGGGTCACCGGCATCGCGGACAAGATAGTCGATGACCTGACCTCCTCCGGCGACCAGATCATGGACCTGATCGACCTGAAGAGCTTCGACAACTACACGTTCCTGCATTCGGTCAACGTCTCCGTGCTCACCGTGATGACCGCCGCGCACTCGGGCAAGTTCACCGGGATCGAGCTGCGCGACCTGGCCATGGGGGCGCTGCTGTTCGATATCGGCAAGGCGCATATCCCCCTGGAGGTGGTCCAGAAAAAGGGACGCCTGAGCGCCGAGGAGTTCCGGATCATGAAAAAGCACACCCAGATCGGGTTCGAAATCCTGCAGCACAAGTCGAACGTGAAACCGCTGGTGGCCAGCGTGGCGCTCCAGCACCAGGAGTATTTCAACGGCGCGGGCTACCCCAATGGCCTGGTGGGTGAGCAGATACACGTTTTCAGCCGCCTGACCTCGCTGGCGGATGTCTACGACAGCCTCACCTCCGACCGTTGCT
Coding sequences:
- a CDS encoding HD-GYP domain-containing protein is translated as MKLISLDSLEPGKSLGRPIYNEKGTLLLGSGVAVSARYIRRLKEMGYTSVYIHEKGYEDIEVKDVISDRTRLEAVSTISETFESVRQSGAGEDKRVALDKQRVTGIADKIVDDLTSSGDQIMDLIDLKSFDNYTFLHSVNVSVLTVMTAAHSGKFTGIELRDLAMGALLFDIGKAHIPLEVVQKKGRLSAEEFRIMKKHTQIGFEILQHKSNVKPLVASVALQHQEYFNGAGYPNGLVGEQIHVFSRLTSLADVYDSLTSDRCYKRRLPPHVGLDYLQLGSGTHFDPACIKEFVKSVARFPAASTVVLNTGETGVVVQNHSDNLDRPLVRILTTPDGKPVDKPFELDLAKERELSIQDIRV